Proteins encoded by one window of Rubinisphaera margarita:
- a CDS encoding DUF1501 domain-containing protein: protein MTSDAEHLSTAGRSLLDRRSFLSNSATALGSIALTQLLGSDQLLGSTVKTPHIDPARPYAPRQPHFPARAKNVVVIFCAGAVSQLETWDYKPELIKWDNKPLPGGPAVTFQGPAGNLARPQYEFRQRGETGKWVSDMIPHLAELTDDFAFVHSLTSTSNTHGPAENFLSTGFVLDGFPSLGSWVTYALGSESQELPAYIAIPDPRGVPQNGSNNWGAGFLPAAFQGTTMTASDPVRHLAAPGVSSKADKAARSLLQRMNERHLEQHPSDGKLAARIASYELAARMQLSVPEISDLSTEPEHILKLYGADDVENKNKAGFARNCILARRLIERGVRFVQLFNGAYASGGKLNWDGHNALKEQYDVHAEVLDQPAAALIRDLKQRGLLEDTLVVWCTEFGRMPFFQKGAKGRDHNPDGFTCWMTGAGVKPGVSHGTTDEFGQKAIENVHPLYHFNATILHLLGLDYEALSFEHNGIQRRLTNVEGKLIPEILA, encoded by the coding sequence ATGACATCTGACGCAGAACATCTTTCGACAGCTGGCCGTAGCCTGCTCGATCGTCGGAGCTTTCTCTCCAATAGCGCGACGGCACTCGGATCAATCGCACTGACACAGCTGCTCGGATCCGATCAACTCCTCGGCTCCACAGTAAAGACGCCGCATATTGATCCTGCCCGGCCCTATGCGCCGCGACAGCCGCATTTCCCGGCTCGGGCGAAGAATGTGGTTGTCATCTTTTGCGCGGGAGCCGTCAGTCAGCTCGAAACCTGGGACTACAAGCCAGAGCTGATCAAATGGGATAACAAACCGCTTCCCGGAGGACCGGCTGTCACCTTCCAGGGACCGGCGGGGAATCTGGCCCGTCCGCAGTACGAGTTCCGCCAGCGGGGCGAAACCGGGAAGTGGGTCAGCGACATGATTCCTCACCTGGCCGAACTGACGGACGACTTCGCGTTCGTGCACTCTCTCACGAGCACCTCGAACACACACGGTCCGGCCGAGAACTTTCTCTCCACCGGTTTCGTGCTCGACGGCTTTCCCAGCCTCGGCTCCTGGGTGACGTATGCGCTCGGAAGCGAAAGTCAGGAACTGCCGGCCTACATCGCGATCCCCGATCCACGCGGCGTTCCCCAGAACGGTTCGAACAACTGGGGAGCTGGCTTCTTGCCCGCGGCGTTCCAGGGCACAACAATGACGGCCAGCGATCCAGTGCGGCATCTGGCCGCTCCCGGAGTGTCGTCCAAAGCCGACAAGGCGGCCCGGTCGTTGCTTCAGCGGATGAACGAACGCCATCTCGAGCAGCATCCCAGCGACGGCAAGCTTGCAGCACGAATCGCAAGCTACGAGTTGGCCGCCCGCATGCAGTTAAGCGTGCCTGAAATCAGCGATCTGAGCACTGAGCCGGAACATATTCTCAAGCTCTACGGTGCCGACGACGTCGAGAACAAGAATAAAGCCGGGTTTGCCCGAAACTGCATTCTGGCCCGCCGGCTCATTGAACGGGGTGTTCGCTTTGTCCAGCTCTTCAATGGGGCTTACGCCAGTGGCGGCAAGCTGAACTGGGACGGCCATAATGCCCTGAAAGAACAGTACGACGTTCATGCCGAAGTTCTCGATCAACCGGCTGCCGCTCTGATCCGCGACCTGAAGCAGCGCGGCCTGCTGGAAGATACGCTCGTTGTCTGGTGTACCGAGTTCGGACGGATGCCGTTCTTTCAGAAGGGAGCCAAAGGACGCGATCACAACCCGGACGGATTCACCTGCTGGATGACGGGAGCGGGCGTGAAGCCTGGGGTGAGTCACGGCACCACCGATGAATTCGGTCAGAAGGCGATCGAGAACGTCCATCCGCTGTATCACTTCAACGCTACCATTCTCCACCTTCTCGGACTGGACTACGAGGCTCTGAGTTTCGAACATAACGGGATTCAACGCCGACTGACCAACGTCGAAGGTAAACTGATCCCGGAGATTCTCGCCTGA
- a CDS encoding PSD1 and planctomycete cytochrome C domain-containing protein — MRNYIGLLFLSILATSGNLRAAPIDFVRDVRPIFEAHCYDCHSGEEAESGLRLDVKSAAFKGGDNHGPDIVAGKPDESPLIHFVQTDDEDELMPPGERLPEEEIAILTRWIDEGAVWPDGVDTVELADRMDHWSFKPVQADDEVEQTIDDFIDRRLEEAGLKRAAPASPVDWLRRVTFDLTGLPPTPEEVAEFRKQPDYEAVVERLLASPRYGERWAQHWLDVVRYADTHGFEVNTERPNAWPYRDYVIEAFNRDVPYDRFIREQIVGDALGEDAATGFLVTASVLLPGQIGKDEPSKRLARQDSLDEIVNNIGQTFLGLSVGCARCHDHKFDPISARDYYAMQAFVAGVEYADRPLNTPEAEQERRELAKLKSRLKQVEAELATLTPFVGNGTPRQMVNARTNVERIRRTSARRLRFTVLATNRLEPCIDELEVFDPEGTNVALASAETKVTASGEIQVANRHDLTYLTDGKYGNSSSWMSNEKGGGWVILEFPTDVIIDRIVWGRDRLGKYDDRLAIDYRIEIDPGDGTWLPVADASDRQKFDGSAKKPAFSTDGLPVEEQIAAKALLDEKKQLRKRIATSEGGQMVFAGKFREPDTIYLLNRGDPEQPGEVVPAAVLSSFDSLELPVDTAEQKRRMALADWIARPENPLTARVMVNRIWQGHFGIGLVETSSDFGRNGAMPTHPELLDWLATTFVENGWSIKQMHRMIVLSQTYRQSSAVDNPAAVDQDADVRLLWRFPSRRLEGEAIRDSMLAVSGELNLKMYGRGYNLFDKRGGLTGFEPVETFPKDGLRRMIYAHKVRREREAVFGAFDCPDGGQSAARRRESTTPIQALNLFNSKFTLDRANAMSDRVRKEVSEDVRDQIVRCYELAFARSPKAVELDDAEEVVREYGLPVLCRVLFNCNEFLVMP, encoded by the coding sequence ATGCGCAATTACATTGGACTGCTGTTTCTGTCGATCCTCGCTACGTCGGGGAATCTTCGCGCCGCCCCGATCGATTTTGTTCGCGATGTGCGACCAATCTTCGAGGCGCACTGTTACGACTGCCACAGTGGAGAAGAAGCCGAGTCCGGGCTAAGGCTCGATGTGAAATCGGCGGCCTTCAAAGGGGGCGACAATCACGGGCCTGACATCGTCGCCGGCAAGCCGGATGAGAGCCCGCTGATTCACTTCGTTCAAACCGACGACGAAGACGAGCTGATGCCGCCGGGCGAACGACTGCCGGAAGAAGAGATCGCGATACTGACGAGATGGATCGACGAGGGAGCTGTCTGGCCGGACGGCGTGGATACGGTCGAGCTGGCTGATCGCATGGACCATTGGAGCTTCAAGCCCGTCCAGGCAGACGACGAGGTCGAGCAGACGATCGACGACTTTATCGATCGTCGACTGGAAGAGGCAGGGCTGAAGCGAGCCGCCCCGGCCAGTCCGGTCGACTGGCTTCGCCGCGTGACGTTCGACCTGACGGGCTTGCCGCCGACCCCCGAAGAAGTTGCCGAGTTCAGGAAGCAACCCGACTACGAAGCGGTTGTCGAACGTCTGCTGGCGTCTCCTCGTTACGGAGAGCGCTGGGCACAGCACTGGCTGGATGTCGTTCGCTACGCCGACACGCACGGCTTTGAGGTCAACACCGAACGTCCCAATGCCTGGCCCTATCGTGACTATGTCATTGAAGCCTTCAACAGGGACGTCCCTTACGATCGCTTCATCCGCGAACAGATTGTCGGCGATGCTCTGGGGGAAGATGCCGCCACCGGCTTTCTGGTCACGGCATCGGTTCTGTTGCCCGGACAGATCGGCAAGGATGAACCGTCGAAGCGGCTGGCTCGACAGGACTCACTGGACGAGATCGTCAACAACATCGGGCAGACATTCCTCGGCCTGAGCGTCGGCTGTGCCCGCTGCCACGATCATAAGTTCGATCCGATCAGCGCCCGTGACTACTATGCCATGCAGGCTTTTGTCGCTGGAGTGGAGTACGCCGATCGCCCGCTCAATACTCCGGAAGCAGAACAGGAACGCCGTGAACTGGCGAAGCTGAAATCCCGATTGAAACAGGTGGAGGCGGAACTGGCGACGTTGACTCCGTTTGTCGGCAACGGAACTCCGCGCCAGATGGTTAATGCCCGGACAAACGTCGAACGCATCCGCCGCACTTCCGCTCGACGACTCCGTTTCACCGTGTTGGCAACCAACCGTCTCGAACCGTGTATCGACGAGTTGGAAGTCTTCGATCCTGAGGGAACCAACGTCGCTCTTGCTTCCGCCGAAACGAAAGTGACCGCATCCGGGGAAATTCAGGTCGCCAATCGCCATGACCTGACCTATCTCACCGACGGGAAGTACGGAAACTCGAGCAGCTGGATGTCGAACGAGAAGGGAGGCGGCTGGGTCATTCTCGAGTTTCCGACCGATGTGATTATCGATCGCATTGTCTGGGGACGGGATCGACTCGGAAAGTACGACGATCGGCTGGCGATCGACTACCGCATCGAAATTGATCCCGGTGACGGGACCTGGCTGCCCGTCGCAGATGCCAGTGATCGGCAGAAGTTCGATGGATCAGCGAAGAAACCGGCGTTCTCTACGGACGGCCTGCCAGTCGAAGAACAGATCGCCGCGAAGGCTTTGCTTGACGAGAAAAAGCAACTGAGAAAGAGGATTGCAACTTCGGAGGGCGGACAGATGGTCTTCGCGGGCAAGTTCCGCGAGCCCGACACAATTTACCTGCTGAATCGCGGCGATCCCGAGCAGCCCGGCGAGGTTGTCCCGGCTGCAGTTCTCAGTTCCTTCGACTCCCTTGAACTTCCCGTCGATACAGCCGAACAGAAACGGCGGATGGCGCTCGCAGACTGGATCGCGCGACCCGAGAATCCTCTGACGGCCCGCGTGATGGTCAATCGGATCTGGCAGGGGCACTTTGGCATTGGGCTGGTCGAAACATCGAGCGATTTTGGCCGCAATGGGGCGATGCCGACGCATCCAGAACTGCTCGACTGGCTCGCGACGACGTTTGTCGAGAACGGCTGGAGCATCAAGCAGATGCATCGGATGATTGTCCTCAGCCAGACGTACCGGCAGTCTTCGGCGGTCGACAATCCCGCAGCCGTCGATCAGGACGCCGATGTCCGTCTCCTCTGGCGATTCCCTTCACGGCGGCTGGAAGGCGAAGCGATTCGCGATTCGATGCTGGCCGTGAGTGGCGAGTTGAATCTCAAAATGTACGGCCGCGGATACAATCTCTTCGACAAGCGGGGCGGACTGACCGGGTTTGAACCGGTGGAAACGTTCCCGAAGGACGGACTGCGGCGGATGATCTATGCGCACAAGGTTCGCCGCGAACGAGAAGCCGTCTTCGGAGCCTTTGACTGTCCGGATGGCGGGCAAAGTGCGGCCCGGCGACGGGAAAGCACGACCCCCATTCAGGCGCTGAATCTGTTCAACAGCAAGTTTACGCTCGACCGAGCCAATGCGATGTCTGACCGCGTGCGGAAGGAAGTTAGCGAAGACGTTCGGGATCAGATCGTCCGCTGTTACGAACTGGCGTTTGCCCGCTCACCGAAGGCTGTTGAGCTCGACGATGCCGAAGAAGTCGTTCGTGAATACGGCCTGCCGGTTTTGTGCCGCGTCCTTTTCAATTGCAATGAATTCCTGGTGATGCCATGA
- a CDS encoding Trx7/PDZ domain-containing (seleno)protein produces the protein MLRPLLFCALLCTLTAPVLAQTREEIVRGDKAKVEAEGFWIYNDLPAAFAEAKRTGKPIVVVLRCLPCHECVKLDDELVDTDPVIRPLLEQFVCARQVSTNGLDLNLFQYDTDQSFAVFFLNADKTIYGRFGTRSHRTDWVGDVSLEGLSEALQGALDLHARYGDVKQSLAGKTGQPMEVSSPEKYPSLKDKYTDRLNYSGDVVKSCIHCHQIGDAQRELYWGAGKPIPDKVLWPYPHPKVVGLVMNPDKKSTVRDVDPDSAAARAGIQEGDVIESFNGQPILSIADIQWVLHNIAPQGGSVPVTVKRNGSEKSLTLSVTKDWRRAGDLSWRVTTWGLRRIAAGGMVLETIPDDERQGSRVNSGDMALRVRRVGQHGPHAAAKRAGFREGDLIVAYDGRRNLSTEQDLLTYVATSKKAGDRVRVNVIRNGKPLELTLPIQK, from the coding sequence GTGCTCAGGCCACTTCTCTTCTGCGCTCTACTGTGTACGCTGACTGCTCCCGTTCTGGCTCAAACCCGTGAAGAGATCGTCAGGGGTGATAAGGCCAAGGTCGAAGCGGAAGGCTTCTGGATTTACAACGACCTTCCCGCGGCATTCGCGGAAGCGAAACGGACCGGCAAGCCGATCGTCGTCGTGCTGCGCTGTCTGCCGTGTCACGAATGTGTAAAGCTGGACGATGAACTCGTCGATACCGATCCGGTCATCCGTCCGCTGCTGGAGCAGTTTGTCTGTGCCCGGCAGGTGTCGACCAATGGCCTCGATCTGAATCTGTTTCAGTACGATACCGATCAGTCGTTCGCAGTTTTCTTCCTGAATGCTGACAAAACGATCTACGGACGTTTCGGCACTCGTTCCCATCGCACCGACTGGGTCGGCGATGTTTCGCTCGAAGGGCTTTCCGAGGCTTTGCAGGGGGCGCTCGATCTGCATGCTCGTTATGGGGACGTCAAACAATCCCTGGCGGGGAAAACCGGGCAGCCGATGGAGGTCTCGTCCCCCGAGAAGTATCCGTCACTGAAAGACAAGTACACCGATCGGCTGAACTATTCGGGCGACGTCGTGAAGAGCTGCATCCACTGTCACCAGATCGGAGATGCTCAGCGTGAGCTCTACTGGGGAGCCGGTAAGCCGATCCCGGACAAAGTCCTCTGGCCCTATCCTCACCCCAAAGTTGTCGGACTGGTGATGAATCCCGATAAGAAATCGACCGTTCGTGACGTCGATCCCGACTCCGCCGCCGCCCGGGCCGGCATTCAGGAGGGAGATGTGATTGAATCGTTCAACGGACAGCCGATCCTTTCGATCGCGGATATCCAGTGGGTGCTGCATAACATCGCCCCTCAGGGAGGATCCGTGCCGGTCACCGTGAAGCGTAACGGCTCTGAAAAGTCGCTGACATTGTCGGTCACGAAAGACTGGCGACGCGCAGGTGATCTTTCGTGGCGTGTCACGACCTGGGGGCTGCGTCGCATTGCCGCTGGAGGGATGGTGCTGGAAACAATTCCAGACGACGAACGACAGGGATCCCGAGTCAACTCCGGTGACATGGCCCTCCGGGTCCGTCGCGTCGGACAGCACGGCCCTCATGCCGCGGCCAAGCGAGCCGGCTTTCGTGAGGGAGATCTCATTGTAGCTTACGACGGCCGCAGAAACCTGAGTACCGAACAGGATCTGCTGACTTATGTCGCCACATCGAAGAAAGCTGGCGACCGGGTTCGCGTGAATGTCATTCGCAACGGAAAACCACTCGAGTTGACCTTGCCGATCCAGAAGTAA
- a CDS encoding neutral/alkaline non-lysosomal ceramidase N-terminal domain-containing protein: MLRLLSLFVCGVLCYHATETPGAEAGARVLKAGAAAVDITPKQYPIRMPGGFNAKYAEKAHDPFFARALVFSDDTTTVAMVVLDSLGASPEVLDEAKAIAAEKTGVPRQNMLICSTHTHTGPPSNVKDGPAPEVAFRKQLVEGVAQSIINAHEALQPCSVGAAAHPLPEEVFNRRWFLKPGKMPPNPFGKMDIVKMNPGRSPDVLDRPAGPTDPDISIIAVRDAKRKPLALFANYSLHYVGGSPSGQLSSDYFGEYSRLMPSRLNASDDFIAMMSNGTSGDINNIPFTVTRPPREPFEQIRIVARKAADTSWFAYQKIETFRTDAPLAMLQRDVSLKYRRPNEEDVSRAREVLAIKDKAEIEKLPRLAQNYARQTVRAAEREEETMTVQVQAIRIGDLAVCAIPFETFVEIGLELKDRSPFPQTMVIGLANGRHGYLPTPDQHRLGGYETWLGTNVVQKEASDILIANLLEMLAELDEVDS, from the coding sequence ATGCTGCGTTTGCTTTCGTTGTTCGTCTGCGGAGTCCTCTGTTACCACGCGACTGAAACGCCCGGCGCCGAAGCCGGGGCAAGGGTGCTTAAGGCGGGGGCGGCTGCGGTCGATATCACGCCGAAGCAGTACCCGATTCGCATGCCGGGTGGTTTCAACGCCAAGTACGCTGAGAAGGCTCACGATCCGTTTTTTGCCCGGGCGCTGGTGTTCTCGGACGATACGACCACCGTGGCGATGGTCGTTCTCGACAGCCTCGGGGCGTCTCCGGAAGTACTCGACGAAGCCAAAGCGATCGCGGCTGAGAAGACCGGCGTTCCTCGACAAAACATGTTGATCTGCTCAACGCATACGCACACAGGCCCCCCTTCAAACGTGAAAGACGGCCCTGCTCCAGAAGTCGCGTTTCGCAAACAACTCGTCGAGGGCGTCGCTCAGTCGATCATTAACGCCCATGAGGCTCTGCAGCCCTGCTCGGTTGGAGCCGCCGCCCATCCTCTTCCCGAGGAAGTGTTCAACCGACGCTGGTTTCTCAAGCCCGGCAAGATGCCTCCCAATCCGTTCGGCAAGATGGATATCGTCAAGATGAACCCCGGTCGCAGCCCGGATGTACTCGATCGTCCGGCCGGCCCGACTGATCCGGATATCAGCATCATCGCGGTCCGCGACGCGAAACGAAAACCGCTGGCGCTGTTCGCGAATTATTCGCTCCACTATGTCGGCGGAAGTCCGAGCGGTCAGCTGTCGTCCGACTACTTCGGCGAATACTCCCGGCTCATGCCCTCGCGGCTCAACGCGAGTGACGACTTTATCGCCATGATGTCAAATGGCACATCGGGAGATATCAACAACATCCCATTCACGGTCACCCGTCCGCCGCGCGAGCCGTTCGAGCAGATCCGTATCGTGGCCCGGAAAGCCGCCGATACGTCCTGGTTCGCGTACCAGAAGATCGAGACCTTCCGGACCGACGCTCCACTCGCAATGCTGCAACGGGATGTGAGTCTGAAGTATCGTCGCCCGAACGAGGAAGATGTCTCTCGAGCTCGGGAAGTTCTTGCGATCAAGGACAAGGCCGAGATCGAGAAACTCCCGCGACTGGCCCAGAACTACGCACGCCAGACAGTTCGCGCCGCCGAACGGGAAGAAGAGACCATGACCGTTCAGGTTCAGGCGATTCGCATTGGCGATCTCGCGGTCTGTGCCATCCCCTTTGAAACGTTCGTGGAGATCGGACTCGAACTGAAAGATCGCAGCCCCTTCCCGCAGACGATGGTGATCGGTCTGGCCAATGGGCGTCACGGCTATCTGCCGACTCCGGACCAGCATCGACTGGGCGGCTACGAGACCTGGCTCGGCACGAATGTGGTTCAGAAGGAGGCTTCCGACATCCTCATCGCCAACCTTCTGGAGATGCTGGCGGAACTTGACGAGGTGGACAGCTGA